Sequence from the Camarhynchus parvulus chromosome 1, STF_HiC, whole genome shotgun sequence genome:
CTTTTCCTACCGAACGGATTCTGTGCAAGGGGGAGCACTGCCATGCAGCGAGCCCCAGCTGTCCGCAGACACCTTTGGGTGTGcgctcagcacagcacacagagcacagcacagcacagcacagcacagcacagcacagcacacacaccacAGCGCACGGAGGGTCCCTGCGCGGGCCGGGAACGCGGTCGGGTTTCCCTGGGGAGCGCGCTCCCGGGCCCCGcgtcccgccccgccccgccgccagGCGGCGCCGTCCCGCCGCAGCGAGGCGCTCCCGCAGGCCCCGGTCTCGCGCCGCGCGGAAgcggaagcggcggcggcgcagGCGGGGTGCGCGTCCCGGCGGCTGCGGGTGAGGCGGGCGGGGGGTCCCGTCCGGGCAGCGGGAGCgaggggcgcggggccgggctccGCCTGCCGGGGGACGCGCAGGAGCCGGCGGCGGGGCGTGCAGGGGGAACCCTGGCATCGGCGAGGGGCGCTTTTCCCGTTGGCGTTTTCCCGGTGTGTAACCCCGTCTCCCGGGCTCCGCCCGCCGGGGCAGCTGCCGGCGGTGGCCGCTGGCTCCGGTGTGAGTCGCGGTGTTGTTACCCAGCCTTGTCCCGCCGAGCGTGCTCGGCGCTGCCGGCAGGGAGGGGCGGTGGGGCTTCGggcttttaaataaaagggaCGCTTTTCTCTCGTTGCAGACACTTTCCAGGTCTTCCTTCCGGAGAACGTGAGATCCGCCTCGGCGCCAGCCTGCTGGGGTTCACTGGATGTTAAGTAGATTTGGGAGCGGTGTGACATCGCGCCGCCAGTCCCTTCCCTCCTGAGAAAGGGTAGCTGCTTTCTGAGCAATCACATACCAACCTCATGTATTCCTAAGACTGTCATCAGCTTCTAGTTTTCTATTCAGTGGCCTTACAGAGATTTAATTACTTATAGGTTCTAGTGGTTGTAAAGTAATTTAAGATGTTTGTACTACTCGGTTTTAATTATCTAATTCACTCTTGTGTTAAGAGACATCGTTTTAACTTGGGAATGGTTAAATCGccaaagaattaaattatttatgcaTAAGGGCTATTTTATTTGACTACTGTTGGCCTGCAACTTAAACttgcatcttttattttttatcctatgctttttctttgctatgGCTGCTGCAACAATAGTTCATGATACATCAGAAGCTGtagagctctgtgctccctgtggGTTATACCTTAAACCCATTACAAAAATGACCATCAGTGTGGCACTTCCTCAGCTGAAGCAACCAGGAAAATCCATTTCGAACTGGGAAGTGATGGAAAGATTGAAGGGGATGGTGCAAACTCATCAGTTTTCTACTCTGCGGATATCTAAAAGCACAATGGATTTCATTAGGTTTGAAGGAGAGGTTGAGAACAAAAGTTTAGTTAAGTCTTTTCTGGCATGCCTTGATGGCAAAACCATAAAGCTGAGCGGCTTCTCTGACATCTTGAAAGTGCGTGCTGCAGAGTACAAGATTGACTTTCCTACCAGACATGACTGGGACTCGTTTTTCCGTGATGCAAAAGATATGAACGAAACCTTGCCTGGGGAAAGGCCAGACACCATTCACCTGGAGGGTTTGCCTTGTAAGTGGTTTGCAGCAAAGGAGACTGGCTCGGAAAAGCCAAGTGAAGAAATCCTTATAAAAGTTTTCCAGAAATTTGGAGAAATCCGTAATGTGGACATACCCATGCTGGACCCTTACAGAGAAGAGATGACTGGCAGGAATTTTCACACTTTCAGCTTTGGAGGCCATTTAAACTTTGAAGCCTATGTCCAGTACCGGGAGTATGCGGGGTTCATCGAGGCCATGAATGCCCTGCGAGGGATGAAGCTGATGTACAAGGGCGATGATGGCAAAGCAGTGGCTTGCAATATAAAGGTGAGAGACTGCAGCCTTTTGTGTGGGAGCCCACATGAAGGACAGTACAGCTAAATGTTATTTCTGTAGTGCTTGAAGCCTTTATCTGTATACCACAGTGATGGCAACAGGTGACATTGACAGCCTTAATGCAGCTTTATGGGACAGACATAATgcaattttcaaaggaaaacgTTGATAGAAAAATGTGTTGTTAGACTACGTAACTAAAGTGAGcgaggttttgcttttttccttaacaAGACTGTTCTAGAAATGAGAACTGCTGATAGAAGGATCAAGTTTATGAACACAATTTTCTAAATTGCTTTAGAAAAGAGTATGTGTTTATAAATTGTGATTTCACTTAAAATTCCAGTTCAGAACAAGTTCAGACAAATTTCACCAGAAGATTGACTGTAAAGTGCGTTATTCTTTCATGCGTTCACTGCAGAGAGATGTTTTGGGAGAGAATTTCACAGTGTCTGTATTTGGTCCCTGCATTGATAGCTGGGTCTACCAGTCGAAGGTCAGAACTAACAGGCTTAGTAGCATATGGTCTGTCTGGTCTGGGAAATACACAGTTAATCATCTGTGTACCTGATATACAGGAAGGCCccacaaaaatttaaatgatAATTTTCATTTGGAGCACAGCTTCCTGTGAATTTCCTATGCTTATTTCATAATATTTACATACAGAGTTTTCCAGAAGTAATCTTCTGTAACCTCATTGTCTTAGAAATCACAGCTGTGACAGGAGGGAACAAGGCAGTCTGTTCAGATGTAGTGTCTCTGATAGCACAGCCTCAAGAAAACTTACTCTTTTTAGGGGTGGTCTGTGCATTTACATATTGGTTGAGTGAAATGTTTGTGGATGTATTTTGGTATGCTCAGTAGTCATTCATGAAACCAAGGAgtatatttcagaaaaaaaccttgaGCATTCCTTTGTGCAATGTGGGAACATGCAGATATCTATTCAAATTGTAGTTTAGTCAGTGTAAGTAAAATACTGCAATCTTTTATCTTGTTATCAAAGCTTGTCAGTTGTGGGGTAGAAACTGTGCCTTGACCTGGTGAAACTCAACCTGTCATTTACGTGCAGGGGAGGATCAGGGTTCCCAAATTTAGTATGGCTGGGCAAGAAGGGTCATGCCTTCCTGGCAGCTGCCCTGTCAGGACAGCAGCTCTCTGTCATACAAGGTCACCACACCTTGTCTGTTTGTACCTATTTGTTCTCTCAGTCTGTTAGTGAAACATCATTTTGCGTAAAGCCTGAGTAGATTAAACTGCAGAGGCTGTGCTCCTTGTTCTCTGCCCCACGGTTCAATGACCATGGGTCTGTGGAAATGTGTTATACATCCCTGCCTGCCTACACTCAGAATTGGAGATTAGGACACCAGGGCTGTCATGTCTGGTGGTGTCCTGtaacagcacacagctggacaTGACCAAGGTGTGTTCCTATATCCTGGAAGCTGAGCGCCTCTGAAGTCTCATTTTTCAGATGTgtgtgtctttcttttctttctgttcccaCAACTTGGGATCTTCTGCCCAGTGTACTCAATTTGGAATCTTGGTTTTAGAAGTGGTGCAGAGGCTTGAACCAGGTGCTGAATGCTGTAGAACTATGTCTTCTGCTGAATTTAATTTAACAGTTTTAGACAGAAAGGAAGGCCTTTATTTAAACCTAGTTCTACATAGTGCTGTAGAGTCCCTAACAGCTTGCATTAATTAAGAGTTCTGTACGTGCCCATTCTGACACATTGAAATCATTGGACAGACAGAGCCTCAGCCAcactggggtttatttttggttgtGAGACATAGAAGTGGTATCTGATTTTGCTACATGTGTGCACGCATTTAGTACCCAATTACCTAATTAGAATAAGTGGTGCTTTCGCTGGGCACAGAGAAGTTCCCTTTGTTTTGAAGAAGGTTTTACACATCTGATTGTACTTACACCAAGGTCTAAGTTAAAGTTGTCAGGTtgtaatttttgatttttttttctgtttccttaaaACTGCTTTCAATTGTATCATGTACAGGTTTCTTTTGACTCAACAAAACACCTCAGTGATGCATCAATTAAGAAGCGTCAACTTGAAAGGCAAAAGCTTCAAGAGcttgaaaagcagagagaagaacaaaaacgtaaagagaaagaagctgaggaaaaacaaaaagaagaagaaaggtaTTTACCACTTATTGTTCAGTTATAGTTTTAACAATCAGGCATAAGAAAACTGCTCCTTCATATCACCATCAaacaatagaaaataaaaaaccacaagcTGTCTCTAGCTAAAATGGAGCGCTTAAAGCTGAGTATGGTTTAGTTTACCACTTATGCTTATGTTCAGTTCAAAATATTAAACCTGCAAAATACTCAATTTCCTAAAAGTCTTGCCTTTAGCCACCTAGTTTCAGAGACCCTTGGCCTTCAGCAGAAGCTGCctaatcacagaaaaaaaaacccaccaccacTGCACACATTTGTTTGCTTGGTATTCTTCTTGCAGCTGTGATAATtctctgcccagctgcctcATGTATTGTTATTATCTCTGgtcaaagtttaaaaaacaattctttgctgtagcaattttttttctttgaattccaacttattaaaaatagataGATAGAATATGACTGTTTGCTGTCACAAGTAAGGGTTAAAAtgttcagttttttattttgttcttcatcAACATGACTTATTTAGAAACAAATTTACTTGAAGTGTAAAATGTGTTGAACATACAGTAGGAGTTTGAAATTGTGCTTTTCCTAGAtaaggcaaaaatatttctctttttaggAAGCAGAGAGAGCTTGAAGAatatgagagagagagaaaaagagaagagaagtTGCGCAAGagagaacagaaacagaaagatcGTGAAGTTCGACGGAACAAAAAGCAACTTGAAAAGCTTCAAGCTGAAGAACAGAGAAAACTTCAAGAGAAGATAAAGCTAGAAGAAAGGAAGCTCCTGTTAGCTCAGAGAAATCTTCAGTCCATTAGACTAATTGCAGAACTGCTAAGCAGAGCAAAGGTAATTTAAATACTTATGTCAGAAGCTAATGAAGAACTCAACAGAACAAAGCCATTTGCTGGCTTGAGAGGAGGTGGGGAGCACTGTTCATTAAACAAGGTTTACTACCTCTGCAGCTGCTATTCCTTAGACcaaaatttcagaaaagcacAATGGAACAGTATTTGTCTCTTGGTAAGATATGCACTTGTAGGTAAATGGAAAGTGAGGTTGAACCTATAGTCCTGAATAGCATTTTTTATCTGTAAATTATTTGTCAGCTTTTCTTAAGTCCAGTAGAAGAACATGTGAGCATGATGAAGTGAGCTAACTACAAAGGTTAAGATGCAAGACTCCTTTTCTACTTCTGGTTTAGATGCTGTTTCCCATCTGCCTTGCAGCAATTCTGTTCACTGTTCATTGCAGTTTCAGAGACTGAACTCTCATTCGTCAATGTTTGAAATGCACAGAATGTTTCTTCTGTAGGATGACTACTGTCAGCAAAGGTTTCAAATGTTAGATCCTGTCTCTCTAACagtattgttatttttttcactgaaacacTGAAGCTTAAGACTTGGATAAAATCGTATTAGGGTATActgaatgtgaaatattttctgtagaaacaaaaagctgtgtggaaaagcacagatttttttcttgatgccAGTGCACTTCAGGAGTGTTTTTGAACTCACAGATCAGTTACATACTAGAAGAAGGGAGAAATGCCTTTTGCAGGCCTTCTAACTTTGTAGCTGTGGAATAGAAGGGTTATCTGATGAAGCAGAGATTGTGTTTCTTTCATTTAGAGAATTCTGAGGTCTATACTAAGCCCTTGACTAGGTCAGAATAGAAAAAGGTTTGAACCTTTTCCAGTATCGTGAATTTTTAAAGTGGCTGACAACATGACAATCAGTTTCTACATTATAATTGTACATTTAATTACTTGCTGGTTTTGTGGATTTATTGTAAAGTCATCTATGATGACAGTCATCtaaaagaagtaattttcagtaaaatttaaaacattttcaatttGAGTGAATTTCTAAATTTGACTGAAACCTTCAAGTTTTGACCCTGATAAATGTATTTCAATAGTGCAGATTTCACACGTTGTTACTTTTGTTATATTGAGGAGCCATGAAGACAAAACTTCTCTCAAGAACTGTGGACAAATAGGGTTTCAACTTACAGCAGTTTTAGATTAGTGGGTTTTATTGGttgatttgttttgattttttttccctttaaaaaggaaacactATTTTATTTTGGGATGGTTAAGTTCTGTTggttagattttattttcttgtcacATTGCTGCCTTTGTGTTATGTTGTGACTTGGAAACAGGAGAAGGTATTTTTTGTTTACTCTTCCCTTTGACTGTCTTTCAGACAGTAAAGCTTTTGGAGCAAGAACAGAATGAAGAAAAGATTTGTCTTCAGCAGCTAGAGGAGAGACGGAGGCTCCAGGAGGCTGAGCTTAAACGtgtggaagaggaaaaggagagagcaCTGGGgttgcagagaaaagaaaaggaactgaGGGAGAAACTACTGAACAATCTTCTGAGCAAGAAAATGGATGCAGTTAATCAAAACAAAGAAGAAGCTGAAGCATCTCAGACTGACGTGCTGAAAGGCCCTAGTGCTGTTCCCCACACTGTGTCATCCAGCTGCATCACTTCTACCTCAGGACAGGTTGTTACAGCCAAACTAGCTCCTGGCTCTCAAATAGAAGTAGCATCCCCTGAAAGCATAAATACTCAATGCAAGTACTTAAATGGCAACATTCACGACAAAGTTCATGTCAAAGAAGATCAGAATCTTCATACTACAAACTCTGAGAGGTGTTCTGACAAAAAGGGTTCGGGGGTACTTTCATGTGTCCCCACCAATAACAAGGACCAGAAGAGCCTCTCTAGCTATGACCAGAACACTTGCAAGAAGGACTTGCCCTGTGAGCAGGACAAACGTGGAACAGAgccaaggagaagaaagagcCATTCATGTAGCAGCATAAACAGTGATGAGAGCAAGGGTAGATGGGAGAGCAGCGGACACAGAAGAGATGTGAGCTCCCGAGATGAAAAGCATAGGAAGGACAGGAGGTATTACAGACACTCCAGCAGAAGTTACAGCCCTCGCCGGAGCCG
This genomic interval carries:
- the AKAP17A gene encoding A-kinase anchor protein 17A isoform X2; this encodes MTISVALPQLKQPGKSISNWEVMERLKGMVQTHQFSTLRISKSTMDFIRFEGEVENKSLVKSFLACLDGKTIKLSGFSDILKVRAAEYKIDFPTRHDWDSFFRDAKDMNETLPGERPDTIHLEGLPCKWFAAKETGSEKPSEEILIKVFQKFGEIRNVDIPMLDPYREEMTGRNFHTFSFGGHLNFEAYVQYREYAGFIEAMNALRGMKLMYKGDDGKAVACNIKVSFDSTKHLSDASIKKRQLERQKLQELEKQREEQKRKEKEAEEKQKEEERKQRELEEYERERKREEKLRKREQKQKDREVRRNKKQLEKLQAEEQRKLQEKIKLEERKLLLAQRNLQSIRLIAELLSRAKTVKLLEQEQNEEKICLQQLEERRRLQEAELKRVEEEKERALGLQRKEKELREKLLNNLLSKKMDAVNQNKEEAEASQTDVLKGPSAVPHTVSSSCITSTSGQVVTAKLAPGSQIEVASPESINTQCKYLNGNIHDKVHVKEDQNLHTTNSERCSDKKGSGVLSCVPTNNKDQKSLSSYDQNTCKKDLPCEQDKRGTEPRRRKSHSCSSINSDESKGRWESSGHRRDVSSRDEKHRKDRRYYRHSSRSYSPRRSRSPRRRSASPRRSRYRRTRSRERRRDRRERSRSRRSVSRRRRHRR
- the AKAP17A gene encoding A-kinase anchor protein 17A isoform X1; the encoded protein is MAAATIVHDTSEAVELCAPCGLYLKPITKMTISVALPQLKQPGKSISNWEVMERLKGMVQTHQFSTLRISKSTMDFIRFEGEVENKSLVKSFLACLDGKTIKLSGFSDILKVRAAEYKIDFPTRHDWDSFFRDAKDMNETLPGERPDTIHLEGLPCKWFAAKETGSEKPSEEILIKVFQKFGEIRNVDIPMLDPYREEMTGRNFHTFSFGGHLNFEAYVQYREYAGFIEAMNALRGMKLMYKGDDGKAVACNIKVSFDSTKHLSDASIKKRQLERQKLQELEKQREEQKRKEKEAEEKQKEEERKQRELEEYERERKREEKLRKREQKQKDREVRRNKKQLEKLQAEEQRKLQEKIKLEERKLLLAQRNLQSIRLIAELLSRAKTVKLLEQEQNEEKICLQQLEERRRLQEAELKRVEEEKERALGLQRKEKELREKLLNNLLSKKMDAVNQNKEEAEASQTDVLKGPSAVPHTVSSSCITSTSGQVVTAKLAPGSQIEVASPESINTQCKYLNGNIHDKVHVKEDQNLHTTNSERCSDKKGSGVLSCVPTNNKDQKSLSSYDQNTCKKDLPCEQDKRGTEPRRRKSHSCSSINSDESKGRWESSGHRRDVSSRDEKHRKDRRYYRHSSRSYSPRRSRSPRRRSASPRRSRYRRTRSRERRRDRRERSRSRRSVSRRRRHRR